Proteins from a genomic interval of Lycium ferocissimum isolate CSIRO_LF1 chromosome 2, AGI_CSIRO_Lferr_CH_V1, whole genome shotgun sequence:
- the LOC132038415 gene encoding DNA replication licensing factor MCM6: MDSYGGGGYFVDEKAVRVENIFLEFLKSFRVDPNSREPFYESEIEAMRPNESNTMFIDFSHVMRFNDILQKAISDEFLRFESYLKNACKRFVMELKPTFITDDNPNKDINVAFYNLPLIKRLRELTTAEIGKLVSVTGVVTRTSEVRPELLQGTFKCLDCGTVIKNVEQQFKYTEPIICMNATCQNKARWALLRQESKFADWQRVRMQETSKEIPAGSLPRSLDVILRHDIVEQARAGDTVIFTGTVVVIPDILALASPGERAECRRDASQRKNATGGQEGVKGLRALGVRDLSYRLAFIANSVQICDGRRDNDIRNRRRDVDDDENPQFMAEELDDIQQMRRAPDFFNKLVESVAPTVFGHPDIKRAILLMLLGGVHKITHEGINLRGDINVCIVGDPSCAKSQFLKYTAGLVPRSVYTSGKSSSAAGLTATVAKEPETGEFCIEAGALMLADNGICCIDEFDKMDVRDQVAIHEAMEQQTISITKAGIQATLNARTSILAAANPTGGRYDKTKPLKYNVALPPAILSRFDLVYVMIDEPDDTTDYNIAHHIVRVHQKRENPVDPPFSTAQVKRYIMYAKTLKPKLSAEARELLVDSYVALRRGDTAPGSRVAYRMTVRQLEALIRLSEAIARSHLDLQVEPRHVRIAKRLLKTSIISVESSEIDLSEFQDENREDSVGDTENGAGQGENQPTGAPTESASGNAENDAGTTSKQGKKLVITDEYFQRVTRALILRLRQHEETVTQEGTGLAGMRQKDLIQWYVSQQNEKNSYSSMEEAAAEVTKVKAIIESLVRREGHLIVVDDGRQAGEDSGRQSSSRNDRILVVAPNYVVD, from the exons atggacagCTATGGTGGTGGTGGTTACTTTGTGGACGAAAAAGCAGTCCGTGTCGAGAACATCTTCTTGGAATTCCTCAAAAG ttttcgAGTGGATCCTAACTCGCGTGAGCCATTTTACGAGTCGGAAATTGAAGCCATGAGACCTAATGAGTCGAACACTATGTTCATTGATTTCTCTCATGTTATGCGCTTCAATGATATTCTCCAAAAGGCCATCTCTGATGAGTTTCTCAG ATTCGAATCTTATCTGAAAAATGCTTGCAAGAGATTCGTGATGGAACTGAAGCCAACTTTCATCACAGATGATAATCCTAACAAGGACATCAACGTCGCCTTTTACAATCTCCCCTTGATTAAGAG ATTGAGAGAATTGACTACTGCAGAGATAGGGAAACTGGTGTCGGTAACTGGAGTGGTAACTCGTACTAGTGAGGTCCGACCAGAGCTTCTGCAAGGAACCTTCAAATGCTTGGACTGTGGAACTGTGATCAAGAATGTTGAACAACAATTCAAATATACCGAG CCCATAATTTGCATGAATGCAACATGTCAAAACAAAGCAAGGTGGGCATTACTTAGACAAGAGAGCAAATTTGCGGACTGGCAGAGGGTCCGAATGCAGGAGACCTCCAAGGAGATACCAGCGGGGTCCCTTCCAAGATCACTTGATGTCATTCTACGCCATGACATCGTGGAACAAGCCAGGGCAGGTGACAC GGTCATATTTACTGGTACAGTTGTGGTGATACCTGACATACTTGCACTTGCCTCTCCCGGGGAGAGAGCTGAATGTCGCCGAGATGCATCTCAGCGAAAGAATGCTACTGGCGGTCAAGAAGGTGTGAAGGGTCTTCGGGCCTTGGGCGTGAGGGACCTCTCATATCGATTAGCCTTTATTGCCAACTCGGTTCAG ATATGTGATGGCCGAAGGGACAATGACATCAGAAATAGGAGGAGAGATGTCGATGACGATGAGAATCCACAGTTCATG GCCGAAGAGCTAGATGACATCCAACAGATGAGGAGAGCTCCTGACTTTTTCAATAAGCTTGTTGAGAGTGTTGCCCCAACTGTTTTTGGTCACCCAGATATCAAGAGGGCGATACTGCTCATGCTTTTGGGTGGTGTTCACAAGATTACTCACGAAGGCATTAATTTAAGAGGGGACATAAATGTTTGCATTGTTGGGGATCCTAGCTGTGCAAAATCTCAGTTCCTCAA ATACACAGCAGGTCTGGTTCCTCGATCTGTCTATACATCAGGGAAATCCTCGTCTGCTGCTGGGTTGACAGCAACAGTGGCCAAAGAACCAGAAACTGGAGAATTCTGTATTGAG GCTGGTGCACTAATGCTTGCAGACAATGGTATCTGTTGTATTGATGAATTTGACAAGATGGATGTTAGAGATCAG GTTGCCATTCATGAAGCAATGGAACAGCAGACAATAAGTATAACTAAAGCTGGTATACAAGCAACATTGAATGCCCGAACTTCAATTTTAGCTGCAGCCAATCCCACTGGTGGGCGCTATGATAAGACCAAACCTCTGAAG TATAATGTTGCTCTACCTCCTGCCATCCTTTCAAGGTTTGATCTGGTATATGTTATGATTGACGAGCCTGACGATACCACAGACTACAATATTGCTCATCACATTGTGAGAGTTCACCAAAAGCGGGAAAATCCAGTTGACCCTCCTTTTAGCACTGCGCAAGTGAAGCGATACATAATGTATGCGAAAACACTGAAACCTAAG CTATCTGCAGAAGCTAGAGAGTTGTTGGTTGATTCATATGTTGCTTTACGTCGAGGTGATACTGCTCCGGGGAGTAGAGTTGCCTACCGCATGACTGTAAGACAGCTGGAGGCGTTGATCAGACTTTCGGAGGCTATTGCTCGAAGTCATTTGGATCTTCAG GTGGAACCACGTCATGTACGAATTGCAAAGAGATTGTTAAAGACATCGATAATCAG TGTGGAGTCTAGTGAAATTGATCTATCTGAGTTCCAAGATGAGAATCGCGAAGATAGTGTTGGTGATACTGAAAATGGTGCTGGTCAAGGGGAAAATCAACCAACTGGAGCTCCGACTGAGTCAGCATCTGGTAATGCAG AAAATGACGCTGGAACTAcaagcaagcaaggaaagaaACTAGTCATCACCGATGAATATTTCCAGAGAGTCACCCGTGCTCTTATTCTCAGATTGAGGCAGCATGAAGAGACTGTAACACAAGAAG GGACTGGGTTAGCTGGAATGAGGCAGAAAGATCTTATACAGTGGTACGTGAGTCAGCAGAACGAGAAGAACAGCTACAGCTCCATGGAAGAGGCAGCAGCTGAAGTCACAAAAGTGAAAGCTATTATAGAG AGCTTGGTACGAAGAGAAGGCCATTTGATAGTTGTGGATGATGGTAGACAAGCAGGCGAGGATAGTGGAAGGCAATCATCATCCAGAAATGACAGGATCTTGGTAGTTGCTCCCAATTATGTTGTAGATTGA
- the LOC132038401 gene encoding uncharacterized protein LOC132038401 produces MKYVLVTGGVVSGLGKGVTASSIGLILKSCGLRVTSIKIDPYLNTDAGTMSPFEHGEVFVLDDGGEVDLDLGNYERFLDIKLTRDNNITTGKIYQSVLDKERKGDYLGKTVQVVPHITDAIQEWIERVAVIPVDGEDSPADVCVIELGGTIGDIESMPFIEALGQFSYRVGDGNFCLIHVSLVPVLNVVGEQKTKPTQHSVRGLRSLGLTPNILACRSTVGLEDSVKEKLSRFCHVPLDSIISLYDASNIWRVPLILRDQKAHEAILKVLNLKGVAREPVFGEWASRTELCDRLHEPVRVAMVGKYTGLSDSYLSVLKALVHSSVACRRKLFVDWVPASDLEGETAKENPENYRSAWNLLKGADAVLVPGGFGDRGVEGKILAAKYARENRIPFLGICLGMQIAVIEYARSILGLQNANSTEFDPNTQNPCVIFMPEGSKTHMGGTMRLGSRRTYFQVIDSKSAKLYGNRSFVDERHRHRYEVNPDMVQQFEDAGLSFTGKDESGRRMEIVELPNHPYFIGVQFHPEFKSRPGKPSAVFLGLIAAACGQLESLLKKGGAQTHGFSNGTSGEKLHRNGNAPNLANGSLDGVYCNGNGVHV; encoded by the exons ATGAAGTATGTGTTGGTGACTGGTGGAGTGGTTAGTGGGCTCGGTAAAGGAGTCACTGCTAGCAGTATTGGTCTTATTCTTAAGTCATGTGGTCTTCGTGTTACTTCTATTAAGATTG ATCCATACTTAAACACCGATGCTGGAACAATGTCCCCATTCGAGCACGGAGAAGTATTTGTCTTGGATGATGGTGGAGAG GTGGACCTAGACCTTGGTAACTATGAGCGTTTTCTGGATATTAAGTTGACACGTGACAACAATATAACTACTGGAAAAATATACCAG TCTGTTCTTGATAAGGAGAGAAAAGGAGATTACTTGGGGAAGACTGTTCAG GTTGTCCCTCACATTACAGATGCCATTCAAGAGTGGATTGAACGTGTGGCTGTTATACCAGTTGATGGAGAGGATAGTCCAGCTGATGTTTGTGTCATAGAACTGGGTGGAACTATAG GAGATATTGAGTCTATGCCATTTATTGAAGCTTTAGGACAATTCTCATATCGTGTAG GTGATGGAAATTTTTGCTTGATACATGTCAGCCTTGTGCCCGTCTTGAATGTAGTTGGTGAGCAG AAAACAAAGCCAACTCAACACAGCGTAAGGGGTTTGAGAAGCCTGGGACTGACTCCAAATATTTTAGCCTGCCGTAGCACAGTG ggacttGAGGATAGTGTGAAGGAGAAACTTTCCCGTTTCTGCCATGTTCCG TTAGATAGCATCATCAGTCTTTACGATGCCTCGAACATTTGGCGAGTTCCTTTGATTTTAAGA GATCAGAAGGCCCATGAAGCAATTCTGAAAGTCTTGAACCTTAAAGG AGTTGCTCGGGAGCCTGTCTTTGGAGAATGGGCATCTCGGACTGAACTTTGTGACAGGCTACATGAGCCA GTTAGAGTTGCCATGGTGGGGAAGTACACAGGACTTTCAGATTCGTATCTATCGGTATTGAAG GCTCTTGTGCATTCCTCTGTAGCTTGCCGCAGGAAACTCTTTGTAGATTGGGTTCCAGCCAGTGACCTTGAAGGTGAAACTGCCAAAGAG AATCCTGAAAATTATAGAAGTGCTTGGAATTTGCTTAAG GGGGCGGATGCTGTACTAGTTCCTGGAGGATTTGGTGATAGAGGTGTGGAGGGTAAAATACTTGCGGCCAAATATGCCCGTGAAAACAGGATTCCTTTCCTTGGCATATGTCTAGGCATGCAAATTGCTGTTATCGAGTATGCTAGATCCATTCTTGGGTTGCAAAATGCGAACAGTACAGAGTTTGATCCCAACACTCAGAATCCTTGTGTAATTTTTATGCCGGAG GGCTCAAAAACACATATGGGTGGTACCATGCGTCTTGGATCAAGAAGAACGTACTTTCAAGTCATAGATTCTAAATCTGCAAAACT ATATGGCAACCGGAGCTTTGTAGATGAGAGGCACCGTCATAGATATGAG GTGAATCCTGATATGGTGCAGCAATTTGAAGATGCTGGTCTTTCTTTCACTGGCAAAGATGAAAGTGGTCGCCGCATGGAG ATTGTTGAGTTGCCCAATCACCCTTACTTTATTGGCGTTCAATTTCATCCTGAATTTAAATCAAGGCCAGGAAAACCGTCTGCGGTGTTCTTAG GGCTTATAGCAGCAGCGTGTGGGCAGCTCGAATCTCTTTTGAAGAAAGGTGGAGCACAGACTCATGGATTTAGCAATGGTACATCAGGTGAAAAATTGCATCGAAATGGAAATGCACCAAATCTTGCCAATGGATCTTTAGATGGGGTTTATTGCAACGGGAATGGTGTACATGTCTAA
- the LOC132048074 gene encoding probable purine permease 4, translated as MELSTGQPPTLIQHRQQQQEPDDKFPSCFSRTLAKIIMCANKGGRVTRQPQMHEDQERGKRYYMILLGINYMCLFVGSVSSSLLSKFYFNHKGGSRWVSTWVQCAGFPLLLFPIYLFKICTHRKPFTGFTPKLLCLSILIGFLLGFNNLLYSWGNSYLPVSTNSLVLSTQLVFTLITSVIIVKQKVTFANLNCVILLTLSSVLLALGSSHDKPIGLTKAKYFIGFFSTVGAGLLFAFYLPIMEKIYRKVYCYAMVVEMQLVMEMAATTLATVGMAIDGGFTEMKTESIKVFDLGPKAYWLTVGFNVVTWQLCFMGTAGMVFLTTSLTGGVCMTAIMGINVLGGVLVYRDHFGGLKAVSTLLCLWGFCSYVYGIYIKMKNEEEENHSKELENSLQKSDHQPNQFMELAEIVTYNA; from the coding sequence ATGGAGTTGTCAACTGGACAACCACCAACGCTTATCCAACACCGACAGCAACAGCAAGAGCCAGATGATAAGTTCCCATCATGTTTTAGCAGAACACTGGCAAAAATCATCATGTGCGCCAACAAAGGTGGCAGAGTAACCAGACAACCCCAAATGCATGAAGACCAAGAAAGAGGCAAACGTTACTACATGATTCTACTAGGAATCAATTACATGTGTCTCTTCGTTGGTTCTGTCTCGTCTAGTCTTCTTTCCAAATTCTACTTCAATCACAAAGGTGGCAGTAGATGGGTTTCCACTTGGGTACAATGTGCTGgctttcctcttcttctcttcCCAATTTACCTTTTCAAGATTTGCACCCACAGAAAGCCCTTCACTGGTTTCACCCCTAAACTTTTATGCCTCTCAATCCTCATAGGCTTTTTATTAGGTTTCAACAACCTTCTCTACTCTTGGGGTAACTCTTATCTTCCTGTTTCAACAAACTCATTAGTTTTGTCCACTCAGCTAGTCTTTACTCTCATCACTTCAGTCATAATAGTAAAGCAAAAAGTAACATTCGCAAACCTGAACTGTGTCATCCTTCTCACCCTCAGTTCAGTCCTATTAGCCTTAGGTTCAAGCCACGACAAACCAATAGGGTTAACAAAAGCTAAGTACTTTATAGGTTTTTTCTCAACTGTAGGTGCAGGTTTGTTGTTCGCTTTTTACCTACCTATCATGGAGAAAATATACCGTAAAGTTTACTGTTACGCTATGGTTGTTGAAATGCAACTGGTTATGGAGATGGCGGCGACAACTTTAGCAACCGTAGGGATGGCGATAGACGGTGGTTTCACGGAGATGAAGACGGAGAGCATAAAGGTGTTTGATTTAGGCCCAAAGGCTTACTGGTTAACGGTGGGGTTTAACGTGGTGACGTGGCAGTTATGCTTTATGGGTACGGCTGGGATGGTGTTCTTGACAACGTCATTAACGGGAGGTGTTTGCATGACGGCGATAATGGGGATAAATGTATTGGGAGGGGTATTGGTGTATAGGGATCATTTTGGTGGACTTAAAGCTGTGTCAactttgttgtgtttatggggaTTTTGTTCATATGTTTATGGCATTTATATTAAAATGAAGaacgaagaagaagagaaccatagtaaagaacttgaaaattcCTTACAGAAGAGTGATCATCAACCGAATCAGTTCATGGAACTTGCAGAGATTGTAACGTATAACGCCTAA